The Bacteroides fragilis NCTC 9343 genome includes the window TGACCATGGCACACGGAGATCATCTGAAATACAGCGGAAAGCCTAAGGCGGGAAAGAAAACATTTCTACGCCTGATATCGTACGTGGCCTGTGACCGGCGGTTACTGATTGTGATCGGTGTGCTGATCGTGATCAGCATTGCGGCCAACCTCACCGGATCGTACATGCTTCGCCCGATTATCAACGACTACATCCTGCCGGGCGACTTTCAGGGACTGGTGCGCATCCTGCTGTTCCTGGCAGCTATCTACCTGACAGGAGTGGCGGCTACTTACATCGAATATATCCTGCTGAACAAGATAGGACAACGCACCGTGACCCGGATGCGTGAGGAACTGTTCGGCAAGATGGAACGTCTGCCTGTCAGATACTTCGACACCCATCAGCACGGTGATGTCATGAGCCGGTACACCAACGATATTGACCGCATCAGTGACGCATTGACCGACAGCCTGTCCGATATGCTGTCCAGTGCACTGACGGTTATCGGTATTTTCTGCCTGATGATCTTTATCAGCCCGATACTGACAGCGGTAACGCTGATTACCGTCCCTCTGATGTTCCTCAGTGCCAAAGGCATTGTGAAACGGAGCCGGAAATACTTCAAAGCGCAGCAGGAAGCACTGGGAATGATGAACGGCTATGCGGAAGAAATGATCAGCGGACAGAAAGTGGTGAAAGTATTCGGACACGAACAGAAGGTGGAAACAGACTTCGGGATACTGAACCAAAGCCTGAAGGACAAATCGTTGAAAGCACAATTCTACTCGGGGCTAATGATGCCTGTCATGCAAAACCTCAATACGCTGAACTATGTGATCATCACCATTGTGGGGGCTTTACTGGCCATCTTCCGCGGATTCGACGTAGGCGGACTGGCAGCTTTCCTGCAATATTCACGGCAGTTCGGCCGCCCGATCAATGAACTGGCAAGCCTTTACAACAGCATACAGGCTGCCATAGCCGGAGCCGAACGTATCTTCGAAATCATAGATGAAGCGCCCGAGAAAGCGGATGTTCCGGAAGCCGTCACACTGAAAAATATAAAAGGAGACGTAGCCCTGAAAAATGTGTATTTCGGCTACCGTCCGGAGAAAACCATCTTGAAAGGAGTGTCCCTGCATGCACCGGCAGGAAAGAAAATAGCCCTGGTAGGCGCCACCGGAGCCGGAAAGACAACGATATTAAACCTGCTTCCCCGCTTTTTCGATATTCAGTCGGGAGAGATCACCATCGACAATCACCCGATCGACCGGATCGAGCGCAACAGCCTTCGCCGTTCGATGGCTATCGTGTTGCAGGACACCCATCTCTTCACAGGTACGGTACGGGAGAACATCCGCTTCGGACGCCTCAGTGCGACGGATGACGAGGTAGTGGCAGCCGCCCGCCTGACCGCTGCCCATTCGTTCATCAAACGCTTGCCGCAAGGGTACGATACTTTGCTCGAAAACGACGGAGCCAACCTAAGCCAAGGGCAACGGCAGCTATTGAACATTGCCCGTGCCGCAGTGGCCGATCCGGCCATCCTGTTGCTGGACGAAGCAACGAGCAACATAGATACACGCAGTGAAATCTTGATCCAGCGGGGATTGGACCAGTTGATGCAGGGACGCACCAGCCTGATCATCGCCCACCGCCTGTCTACGATCCGCAATGCAGATACCATCCTGGTACTGGAGCACGGAGAAATCATCGAGCAAGGCAGTCATCAGGAATTACTTGCATTGAAGGGAAAATATTATTCGCTGAATGAAGAGCAATTCAAATAAACGGACTACCACGGAAACCGCGCCGGGGATGGAGCAACCGTAATCCCGATTCGGAAGAGGTATCAGATAGAAAGTGATTGATGCAAATAGCGATACATTAAGAAAGCAAATACCCGGTTTCACAAACAGCACCTTTCGATAAAAGCAGTAAACCGGAGAGGGAAAGTCCCCAAAAGTGGGGTTACGGAGGTGAAGAACCGGGATTGAACAGGTGAAGAACCGGGATTTTTCACAAAAGAAGCAAGCATTTCAGGAAAAAGAAGTAAGCATTTGGTCCGAAAGAAGTAAGCATTTCCCCAATATGCTTACTTCTTTTTCAAATATCTCCTATTGTTTTTGTCCATCAGGTCTATTGTCCTGTTTTTCTCCCCTGATTCTTGCGTTTTCCGTACCGGTTGTGAAGTGTCCGAAGCACTTAAAGGAACAACAGAAAGACACAGCTTTCCTTCAAGGAAATACTTCAGCGAAGCAATCGCACCTATCTTGTGACATTCTATCAGAAAGCGAGCGGAATCACCGTCCATAAGACAAACCCATAACTCCCTACAGAACGATTTTTCCATTCGGACCGCACTCCGCCCCGAAAAAACGCAGCCTGACGATTTCCAATTATCAACTTGTCAAAGTGATAGCACTCTTCCCATTCGCCGCGCGATGGAGTTGCACTTGCACGGCGATGCGCTCACTCATCTCCTGTACATGGGAAATGACTCCGATCTTCCGTCCCTGCATCTGCAATTGCTCGAGAGCTTCCATCACCGTGCGCAAACTGTCGGCATCGAGCGAACCGAAACCTTCGTCGATGAAAAGTGACTCCACTTTCAGGTTATTGCTCGAAAGAGACGACAAGCCGAGAGCCAACGCCAGGGAAATCAGAAAAGATTCTCCGCCGGAAAGAGAATAAACGGTACGCACCTCGTCACACATATCGCAGTCGATCACTTGCAGGGCGAGCGTTCCCGGCACCTGCTGCAACCGGTAACGTTTCGATAGATAAGACAGGTGCTTGTTGGCATGCATCAGCAACAGATTCAACGTATAGCTTTGGGCAATCACCTTGAACTTTGTCCCGTCCGCACTGCCAATCAGTTTATTGAGTTTTCCCCATCGGTTGGCTGTCTCCTGTTTTTCGGTCAGTTCCTGCTCCAGTTGCTTCAGCTTCTTCCGGTTTTGCTCCTGTTGCAAAAGACGTGCTTCGACGGTCGACAGACGCCGTTCGGTCTCCTGATTGGTGGCTTGCTGGCGGGCGATCGTCTCCGGCAAATGTTCCGGATCGGCTATCTGTTCTTTCCGGAGCATCAATTCGTCGATGGAGCTGTTCAGTTGTCTGATCTCTCCCTGCATACCGGAAATACGCGACTGGACTTCTTCTCCCTCCTTGCGCACCTGTTCCACGGAATCGTTTAATTGTTTTTCTTTTTTCCGAATAGCGGCTTCCGCATCCTCGACAGATTTGCCTTTCAACAAAGGAGCCCGTTCCTGACGGAGAGTTATCAACTGTTCACTGACCACTCGGAACTGCTCCCGAGCAGTCGTTTCCGCCGTTTTCAGTAGTTCAAATTGCTCTTTAGCAGCCAGAACTTGCTGTATCAACAGATGGCAACGGGCCACCCCTTCGCGCAAAGCCTCACAAGCCGAGCGAACCGTCCTGATCTGCCCCTCATGCTGTTGCCATTCCTTGTAGAGCTGATGGTATTGGTGCATTTTCTCCGCGAGCAGATTTAGCTTCCCTTGCACGGTATGCAATTGTTTCTCAAAATAGTCCGGATTTTGCTCCTCCTCAGACGAAGGACGTTTCTGCTCAGCCTCTTGGAGGAACGCCTGCAACTGTACGGTTATCTCTCCGGACAATTCCGACAGATGAAGCAAATCCTGTTTCAAGGCAATATTCCGGTTATTTAGTTGCTGATACTCAGCAGATGCGGTTTGATATTCCTGTTCGATGTTCTGATACAGACTATGGACTACCTGTTCCTCATTCCTATAAGGATGGTCAGTGCCCCCACATACCGGACACGGTTCATTCTCACGCAAATTCAGCCGCAAGGTCCGAACGTCTTTCCCCATCGCGATACGGACATTCTCAAAAAGGCGTTGCAGCACTTTCAGTTCAGCCTCCTTCTCTGACAACCGGGTGGTCAGAAGGGTCATCTCTTTCCGCATCTGTTCTTGTTTGTGCCCCATCTCTTCCTGTTGTGCTTTCAGACGTTCGGCCTCTGTCCCCGCTTTTCTCCATTCCAACATCTGCTGGCGGGCATTCTGCAAACGGGTTTGTTCCTGCATCCATCGGGCTTGCTCGTCAGTCACCGCTTCAATCCCAAAAGCATTCAGACGGTTCACACGCGCTTCGTTCTTTTCCTGAAGAATGGCAAGTTGGTCTTCCTGCTCTTTCAGCCTGTTCCGGATAGATTCAAGAAATAGCCCGGTCTCTTCCGTAACCGGTAGCTCGATCTCTCCCGTCAGATTCTTCAACGAAAGGCAGGAAGTATGCAGGGCTCCCTGCACAGATTGCAATTTATTGGCTTGTGCATTCGCTGCCTTTTCAGTACCTTGCAGTATCTCCTCTACCTGCTTAGATTGGCTGACCAGTGATTGAATCTGAACATCCAGTTCACGTGCCCGGCTAAGATCGGGTTGCACAGCTTCACACTGTCCCCTGAAGCGAATGAGAGAGTCGGACTGGCGTGTATATTCTTCCCGGAGCTTCTTACTTTTTTCTTCATCCAGCCGCATATCCTGCACTTTCTTATCACGCTGCTCCTGCTGCAATTTCAAAGTATGCAGCACCGATAGCTGTGCATTCAGGTCTATCAATGCTTTGCTTCCCTGTTCACGAAGGTTGGTCAGACTCTCTTTTTCGATCCGTAGAAGAGTGATTTCCTCTTCGGAAAGCAGTTCGATCAGAGTGGCATTGCTCTTCAGCTGATTCAGTTCTGCATCGGCTGTTTTGCTACGCAGATAGATTTCACTGGAAATACGGGAGTATATCTCCGTTCCGGTCAGCTTCTCGAGCAACTCGGCTTTGGCAGACTCACGGGATTTCAAGAAAGTAGCGAAGTCATTCTGGGCAAGCAGCACCGTACGGGTAAACTGTTCGTAAGTCAAACCGACCAAAGTCACCAATTGTGCCAACAACTCTTTCCTCGTTCCCTGTAGTTCCTGATTGGCAGTCAGATCGGTCACTTGTATCGTCTGCGACCGCAAAGCACCGTTAGCCCGGCTTCCTGTCCGGCGTACCGACCAACGAGAACGATAACAGTGTCCGGACGCTCCTAAAAAATCAACTTCGGCAAATCCCTCTCCCGTCCCTCTGCGAAGGATATTCTTCACATCGGCCTGATTCACCCGACTCTCACCGATATCTGACATATAAAGACTCTCAACCGAAGCGGAGAAGCGGGGTGTCTTATCATACAGCGCCAGACAGAGCGCATCCAGTATCGTAGATTTTCCGGCTCCTGTAGGTCCGGATATTGCAAAAATCCCGGCAGAGCGTAAAGGCTCGGCTTGGAAATCAATTTCAAAAGTTCCTTCAATGGAAGCCAGATTTTTTAATCGTATGGTTAGTATCTTCATGGTTATTCGGTTTGCTTTCACCACAGATTACACGGATTAACACAGATCACTACAGGATTCACACAGATCTTTTAATCTTTACTATCAACGAGATCATCTATTAATCTGTGTGAATCTGTGTAATCTGTGGTGAATTCCTGTGTAATCTGTGGTGAATTCCTATTTGATTCATTCTAAATTGATGGTCCGGCAAGCCTCCTGGAACAAATTTACCAGTTCTTCCGGCATCTCCGCCTGGTAACTATTCTCAAAGGTTGCTTTCACAATCTGTAAGGGATTCATCTCCTGCAATCCGGCGGTCAGGGTTTCTTCTTCCACGCTCCCCTCTGCCGCCTGCCGATAGAAAGAAACGATACGGGCCAGCCGGACCGGCTTGCCTTCCAGTATTTCTTCCACTTGCTGCCGCAACATCGGCTCCGGTTCGCTTAGTTTCACCTTGACTTCCAGATAGGGCATCGGTTCATCTTCCGGTAGTTCCAGCCCGCGCAATTCATCCAGCACCTCGTCCGGAGCCGCAGCT containing:
- a CDS encoding ABC transporter ATP-binding protein, which gives rise to MAHGDHLKYSGKPKAGKKTFLRLISYVACDRRLLIVIGVLIVISIAANLTGSYMLRPIINDYILPGDFQGLVRILLFLAAIYLTGVAATYIEYILLNKIGQRTVTRMREELFGKMERLPVRYFDTHQHGDVMSRYTNDIDRISDALTDSLSDMLSSALTVIGIFCLMIFISPILTAVTLITVPLMFLSAKGIVKRSRKYFKAQQEALGMMNGYAEEMISGQKVVKVFGHEQKVETDFGILNQSLKDKSLKAQFYSGLMMPVMQNLNTLNYVIITIVGALLAIFRGFDVGGLAAFLQYSRQFGRPINELASLYNSIQAAIAGAERIFEIIDEAPEKADVPEAVTLKNIKGDVALKNVYFGYRPEKTILKGVSLHAPAGKKIALVGATGAGKTTILNLLPRFFDIQSGEITIDNHPIDRIERNSLRRSMAIVLQDTHLFTGTVRENIRFGRLSATDDEVVAAARLTAAHSFIKRLPQGYDTLLENDGANLSQGQRQLLNIARAAVADPAILLLDEATSNIDTRSEILIQRGLDQLMQGRTSLIIAHRLSTIRNADTILVLEHGEIIEQGSHQELLALKGKYYSLNEEQFK
- a CDS encoding AAA family ATPase, with amino-acid sequence MKILTIRLKNLASIEGTFEIDFQAEPLRSAGIFAISGPTGAGKSTILDALCLALYDKTPRFSASVESLYMSDIGESRVNQADVKNILRRGTGEGFAEVDFLGASGHCYRSRWSVRRTGSRANGALRSQTIQVTDLTANQELQGTRKELLAQLVTLVGLTYEQFTRTVLLAQNDFATFLKSRESAKAELLEKLTGTEIYSRISSEIYLRSKTADAELNQLKSNATLIELLSEEEITLLRIEKESLTNLREQGSKALIDLNAQLSVLHTLKLQQEQRDKKVQDMRLDEEKSKKLREEYTRQSDSLIRFRGQCEAVQPDLSRARELDVQIQSLVSQSKQVEEILQGTEKAANAQANKLQSVQGALHTSCLSLKNLTGEIELPVTEETGLFLESIRNRLKEQEDQLAILQEKNEARVNRLNAFGIEAVTDEQARWMQEQTRLQNARQQMLEWRKAGTEAERLKAQQEEMGHKQEQMRKEMTLLTTRLSEKEAELKVLQRLFENVRIAMGKDVRTLRLNLRENEPCPVCGGTDHPYRNEEQVVHSLYQNIEQEYQTASAEYQQLNNRNIALKQDLLHLSELSGEITVQLQAFLQEAEQKRPSSEEEQNPDYFEKQLHTVQGKLNLLAEKMHQYHQLYKEWQQHEGQIRTVRSACEALREGVARCHLLIQQVLAAKEQFELLKTAETTAREQFRVVSEQLITLRQERAPLLKGKSVEDAEAAIRKKEKQLNDSVEQVRKEGEEVQSRISGMQGEIRQLNSSIDELMLRKEQIADPEHLPETIARQQATNQETERRLSTVEARLLQQEQNRKKLKQLEQELTEKQETANRWGKLNKLIGSADGTKFKVIAQSYTLNLLLMHANKHLSYLSKRYRLQQVPGTLALQVIDCDMCDEVRTVYSLSGGESFLISLALALGLSSLSSNNLKVESLFIDEGFGSLDADSLRTVMEALEQLQMQGRKIGVISHVQEMSERIAVQVQLHRAANGKSAITLTS